tatagaataaagattaaaattcaaattttttaatcattaaaactttaataatatatcatacgaaattatttattcaaaaaactTAAACcattattaaataaagatacaTGCAATAATGTAGATACATTAAGATTGATGATTATCAAGATGGGTTAATTAATTGGTACAAATTGAAGTGAAAACAAATACAACTTGACCAAGATAGGTTGCATACTTAGCTACACCACAAGTATGCATGTTCCTTATTAGCTTTTGCCATATTGGATTCTTCTATCTATAAATAGAGTTAATACTTAAGAGAGGCTTCAAACTCCACAAGTCACAAACAGCAACCTCATCAATAgatttctttcaatcaattatttaatatttagtattGACGCAATGAAGTCAGCCCTAgttcctctctttctcttctttgcttttccCTTGGCCTTTGCTCAACAAGTTCTGGACTCAAATGGCAACCCCATTTTCCCCGGTCGCGAGTACTACATTTTGCCGGCCATATTCGGCCCACCGGGGGGCGGAGTAAAGCTCGCCACAACCGGAAACTCAAAGTGTCCGGTTACTGTGCTTCAAGATTATTCTGAGGTTGTCAACGGCATCTCTGTGAAATTCACTATTCCAGGAGTAAGTACCCTCGAAATCTACGAGGGTACTCCATTGGAAATAGAGTTCACAAAGAAGCCAAAATGCGCGGACTCTTCGAAGTGGATTATCTTTGTTGACAACGAAATCGCGAAAGCTTGCGTAGGCATTGGTGGTCCTGAGGACCACCCTGGCCAGCAAACTTTCCCGGGCACATTCAGCATTAAGAAATACAAATTCGGATACAAGCTTGTGTTCTGTGTTGCGGGTTCACCAACTTGTTTGGATATTGGAAGGTTTGATAATGGTGAAGGTGGAAGGCGTTTGAATCTCACTGAGGGTGAGGCCTTTGACATTGTGTTCGTAGAGTCTAGTTCTTACAATAATGTAATTAGATCCGTAGTTTAATCTGCATAcgaaattattaataattatctcGTGCATGGAAAAGGTAGGGTTGAATGAATAATCATCATAGTTTTTCTTGTGATGAATTCTGTTGGTTACAGTTGCTAGCAGAATCTTGATGCAAAAGtgttgaaaaaatttaataaatacaacaACTTTCCCTTTCTTGCATATTTATGCTTGATGAGTTAAtgtaacataaaatatataacggttccgctacgttaccaacagtatatctgccaacttctgtcaactcttatttataattgtgttttatGGAAGCGTGTTCatggatgtgtctaataaaaatgtcttttttataactgtgtttaatagaagtgtctttatagatatattttctggatgtgtctctttatatatgtatttaaaatatattaattattagacacatctacgaacacacttccatgaaacacaaatataaataagagttggcagaagttggcagataatatgttggtaacctatacttttccaatgtataattatattaaaaagttttaatCGATAACTACTTAATTATGTAAATAGAGCCACTTAGATAAAGACACctaaacgtctttttttaaagatattttttaataattaaaatttaacatatataatcgattaaatcatattatttttgtcaaaattagactAGACAATttgatttaacaaaaaaaatagtgaatcaaatcttgaatTGGTCTAAattgtcattttttataaaaaataatattaatttagatcagttcaagatttgattcaccattttttcaatcaaatcaatttgtctaagcctaattttgacaaaaataacacgatttaatcgattatatgtgttaaattttaattattgaaaaacatttttaaataaagacATTTTAAACGTTTTTATCTGAATAACTCTTTaagtaaatttgtaattaaatcattttaacaggttactaattttaaaatatttgtaacttaaaagaaaaatgtaacacgcacacaaaataaaaatgagacaAAAAAGTAATACTTatattataaatactttttaaaataattcaataGATAATCATAAATTGTTTAGACTTTAGATAGAAATAATGATCAAACATGCATGCACAGAGTGGTATAATAAGTTCATAAATCAGAGGGAGACTATTATATTAAGGTGAAAATTGATGTGCAGTCGAACTTTATGTGAAGTTAATATCTGAAAgcagttaaataatttaactgatttgactaaatttttaccTAACAGCTCTcggatatcaacttcacgtcaCTTGAATTTTCACCTTATATTAATGGAACTACCACGctgcaaaaattatttttaatatggaactgaaaataatattttggttgaatattgatatttgaAGTGTATTACAGTATTGTGGAACTCATTCAACGCGCTCCCCACGTGTTACACCACGCCCCCTACGTGTTAGCTAATACGATGCCATGTGTCTAACACGCCCCCACGTATTGGCCAAGACGCTGACACTTGTCCAACACGCTCCCACGTATTAACTTTTCACCTACAAAATCCACTCATTTATAATTATACCAAATAATTCTATTTCCCAAAAAATACCAATATTTcttctatataaaaaaatatcagcCACAACACTGTGTATATAATTCTTGTCCTCGTGGTAAAGTATATTAAACTATTTCCCCACGAGGAGCTCTTGTGCTTCGTACTTGAATAATGGAGTtgctttttttcaaataaattctaaaatgtCTATATTGTTTGGTTAATTCAAATAGGATTAAGCATCGCATGCAGTTATATTCATATTAAATTAATAGTGTagaattattagataataataaatatcaatTTTACATTAAGATaaattgtatataaatttttactttttaataataataataatattgataCAATATATGCCTGCAATCGTTTGAATATTTTGGGACGAGCATCATCTTTTTCTAGTCCAATAGGATTAAAGAGCAGCCAAAATTTTGACCAACAGTCAACACCTTTTCTAAAGATTTATACAATGCAAGAAACTGAGGATTTGGAAGAACTTCCAGCATCTTCCATAGAGAATGGGAAGAGACATAAAACACGGGAAGAGAAGACGGAGGATATTACTGTCTATGAACCACAAACACTCTATTCTCTGCTTTTGGATAAACAAGTTAGTCCATCTGAACAGAAGAAAATCggaaagagagaaaagttgtttgATTTGCGAAAGAGGATGAGCGAGAAGTTGGAAGAAAAGAGACGTCACTTTGTTGAAAAGATGAGACGACCATGAGAAAAtgagaacaaaaaaatagagaTCAGACTCTGATTTCTGTTGCTGATTTGTTGATCATGTTAGATATTAGCAATGCATTATTTGTGAttgtttcttgtttcttgtttcAGATTCCCGAGTTGGCTAGAACCCATCCGGCACTAATGACATTCAAAAGTGTTGAGCTTTCGCCGGCAACTTGGATGGCGGTTTCATGGGTAGCATCATTCATGTGATTTTCCCATCAGGCCATTTTATTTCTTACTGTCGATACAAAAATGCTATGTTGGTAAATTATAAGGTGAATTCTATTCAACCCtctctaaaataatatataagttACTATTTATgatgtgtcaaattttaattgGTCATCATCTTAAtcataattagattattttgtaatttattatttaaaatgaataatgatataatttcttaaaatatcaaaatcccACTTCCGTTAATTGAATTATCTTtccattcttctattctttctttatAGCGTAGCTTCCATCTTTCCAAGCATAACCATCGTCGTTGTGACCAGAAGCGCCAACGTCCTCGTCATCATCTCTTAACGACGTCGTTAAATTCTCGTTGTCCGTAATTTTGCTGTCCTTCCTAATATAGCCAATGCTAATTTTATCGTTATTTCTTGCCTTTTCATTTGATCCCTCTTTGTGCAGTGAATCACTCCTTATCAACATAATTAATGGTTAGtttggttattaaatttttttattaaaaaaaatatatcttatttaattaCATGATGGAATATATACTcgtatgtaaaatataatataacaaaataaatctattcagagtacttaaaagtataattaaaatcaagaacatacaaatataataataaatttatattttaaacaagtaaacatatcttttatcatacataaattatttaaaaaaatgaataaaacgcaaatttaaaatgataaaatccaACTTTTTTAcaagtattttttatagtatttttgttcttttaattttaatttattagtaatttattatttaattaatgattaaattaattatttttatgagaaattattttttatattatcttaaAAAGAGGCCAATATAACAGTTTAAAAAATAACGTAAagatgatattttaaataaaaaatagttaatattaaaatttttaaatgcaaaaataaattatataaatattaagagataaatataaaacacatgcttaaattaaataaaacagacaaaaataattctcaAGAGTACTtctatttatatgttttatttattttaggcatgtatttcatatttatctcttacatatttatacaatttatttttatatttaaaaattttaatattaaatattttttattttaaaatcaccTTATTTTTTCAAACACCATGaccattataaaatattataaaaaatacagtaagaaaattagattttatcatttaaaatttttgttattaattttaacaatttattcaaatttttttaaataatttaagtaTGATAAAgcatatatttatttgtttagagtacaaattttactattatatttatatgttcataattttaattatattttaaatactataaatagatttactttattatattatattttacagaTGAATATATGTTctattatgtaattaaataaagatatatttttttaataaaaaaatttaataactaaactaacaattaattatGTTCGTAAGGAGTGATTCACAATAGAAAGAGAGATCTAGTGAGATGACATGGGCGCTGGCTATGCTAAGAAGGACGGGAACGACGTAGTTAAGGAATGATTGCGTGAGAAGACAATAGATGAGGATCGCTTTTTGTCACGACGGCGACAGCGATGCTCGGAAGGACCGAAGCTACGCGATGAAGAAAGAATTGAGGAGTGAAAAGATGCTTCAATTAAATGGAGtgagattttgatattttaaaaaacggTTCTGCTACGTTACCAACAACATATCTGCCAATTTCTGctaactcttatttataattgtgtttcatGAAAGTGTGTTcgtggatgtgtctaataaaaatgttttttttataattgtgtttaatagaagtgtttttatagatatattttctggatgtgtctctttatatatgtatttaaaatatattaattactaGACACATCCACGAACACACTTCCataaaacacaaatataaataagagttgggcggataatatgttggtaccctatacttttcctttaaaaaattatacaattacccatctcaaataataaattacaaaataatttaagtatGGTTAAGATAATGACcaattaaaatttgacacatcATGATAAAAAGTAACTTACATATTATTTTAGAGGGGGTTGGATAGCATTCACCCTTCAAGGTAACACTTAGGAATAGGTGGTAGATTGCATCTTTCATGTTTTCTCAACTGCGAAATAGGAAGAATCGAGGAACTTTTTACACTAATGAAAATTATGATACTAGACATGATGTTTATTGTGTCCATGCATTGTTTTGGATCAAGAGTGACAAAGTTATTTAGTTTGATTTACATAATTGAGTGAATGTTCATTTTGGTCCTTAGAGTTGTGTACTTACATGACTTTTCACCTCAAAAATCTttcatttagaaaaattaacaatttaattCCTAAAATTGAATCACGCTATACAATTCCAGAAACCAAATAATTACTTTCTTAATTTCATACGCTAAAGTAAAGCATGTACACAATTTCAAGAACCAAAATGGAGACTCGCTCCTACGCAATTGTTGCGAAACCAGGCATGATCGAATCCTCGCCAAAATCTTAATACAATTTCTTACATGTGTCAGCAGATTGTAAACAGAAAGTGACAACATTGACACAGAGAAAGACATATATTGATGCTGTGGTTGGGGAAGCACTGAAGGAAacaaatgcaagaaaaagaaCCAGAACAAGAACGGAAGCAGTGGTGGCGGCAGCATTTCTCTGCCGTCTTTCGGTCTAGCTACCTACAAGATGCAAGAAGATCTATGGCTGAATCCAGAGCCATGTGAATATGAAAGGATATCATATCTGTACAGTGCTGCAGATTCATGGTTGAGACAGCTCAATGTTTATCACCATGACTTCAACTTCTTCACACAACACCCTACACCAACAACCTTGTAGTAATTTGCTTCGTTAACTAAATTAACTACCCTTTTGGTTAGCTTTCAACTTCTGACTCCGGCATAATAACAAAAGATTTCAGTTCCCTTGGGTCCAGATTCTGAGAAATGTAAAGTTTTGTAGTTAACCAGAGAGATAGAAAGAAGGGggtagtttttttattattattatttttttaccaatCAATTTCAGtttcttttgctattttctAAGAGGGTAAGAGTTTGTAGTTGTAGGTAATAACTAAATTATGATAATGTTTTGTACATTAGTTTTTTCTTTCccttactttttattttcatgaCTCAAACTTGATGAGACTGAAAAACGGGATTTAATTAATTCTTACACTATTAGATGAAACTAATCACCTTATATCgttttaaagaataaatttcaaaaatgatACTCAAAATCAAAACATTCTAATGTtgagaaaattaatttaaaaaaatttattaagtgtAACAGAAATAATCAATGTcaaatattgttaatttttgttgACAGAAAACACTTAATTAGCTAACAAAAAGGATGACATGACAAATTAAAAGATTATCTAACattgttgattattttaaaattatgcaaaCTCTAATTTCTCAAATAATTTCCTAGTTTCCGTTTCTATATTTCTCAAataagttaatatttaattcggtctctattaatatttaattggCAACCTCTACAAATCAAATACCCTTCTAGCAGATCATTTTGCATACATGGTTATTATTAGCAAATTTTCAATGTACTCCTCCTTAATAAGAGACCTCCTACTTGTATACaattagatataaaatttagaaatacaATAAAATCTGTCAGTAGTCAGTACTTTGATGCTGCATTTGGTTGAATAAATTAAACGCTTCCACAACATGGCCAACTTTCACATAACCTACCATAAATATTATTCTCACAATCTCacgtataaatattaaaattagttttcatGTTGAAAAGTTTACATACATACTCTTCCCATAATACATCAGTGGCATAGTACGCTACAGAAATTTTATGTACATCTTTTTTAATCATTTCAAGCTTAAATTTCTGtgaacaattattttttatacagTAAATTTACCAAATTGTTGGAATATAGGCTCATATGAACAAATTTCACGAGTAAAGTGAAATGTgctattttcattattattggctattgatagtgataataataaaaataataaataaactaaaatccATGATGATTGATGAAGCAAACTGTAATGCCTAAACATGTCATATGACAActtctatatatatagagatATAAACACAATAATTAAAAGACCATGTCTTAACCAATTATATATAtggaataattatttaaataagataataataatggtaaccGGTATAACTGCAACACACATGCCATGTATGCTAATGGAAATGCAGAGAGGTATTCTAATTCTTTGTCATACCATTTGTCACAAACtttattaaattagaaaaatactatttacactaaatatttttgacatttatataaaaatacggTTGTTATAAATTAATcacttatttaaatttttttaattaacaaatttaaaaaaatatatgtatagttgttaaaaaaaaatactagtatgaaaataatatttattataaagagACATGTAatggaattgaattaaatttgaaaatccATTTAAGGTAACAACATTAAATTACAACATAATTATTAAAACCGTCCAGATAGTGTAAGAAACTGGACAAAGAAAGGAATTGGTAACCGTAAAAATTGATTAGACCTGGCCGGTTTAGAAAAAGCAATGAACCGAacagatttaaaaaatttggatcggtaaaaaaaaaaacccaagcCCCAAAGGCAAAAGGACGtcgtcaaaaaaataaaagaagcctAGCTTAGTCCTTCCTGAGCCCATCCCCAGTTCCCCCACCTCTCACTCTCACCACCCGTCCACCCCCAGCTCTCTCGCCTCTCTCCTCGACTTCTTGCTTCGACTCTCGCCATCAGCTACCTTCGCGCAACCAGAAGCTGGTTCCGAAAGTATGAATTGCAATTTAGTTTGCTTTGAAACATGTCATGTTTTGATTTCCAGTTGAGTGACCCATACTGCTAGTAGTAGCTTTTCTCCTTACGGCATTTCTTCTTTAGTATGTATCATTGATGTACAATGAAATATACTGTTTGGCTATTCAGTTCTCATTTCTGATTTATAAGAGGGAGGGAGGGAGGAGAACAACCATCGCTTTCTCCAACTCGCTCCCTTCCCTCCAAAACCCTCTAAACTATATGAACTCACTTTTCATTGTTTTTCACGTTATCCTGCTTGCATCCTCGGTTCATCTCACTAATGCTGCCtcttatgaatattttaaaCTTGCCCTTGTTTGGCCAGCAACCTTTACTCGTATCCATGCATCTGGAATGACGAAGCCAAAGATCCCAAACTATTTCACAATACACGGTCTTTGGCCTAcaaatttctcttctccttgGCCACAATCTTGTGCTGAAAAGCCAGCGGATTATTTTAAGAGAAGCTCGGTGagttaattaattagattttatctatttttatttatcttgttatataataaattagttattaattattttaatgatttGTTCTCGTAGATTGATACATTGCAAAATGGATTAAACCATTATTGGCCAAATCTAAAATCAGCAGAAACGAACATGGAGTTATGGATTGAAGAATGGGAAAAACATGGAACGTGTAGCcttcaaaaatttaatcaatCTGAATATTTTAGACAGGCTATATCTATTACAGAATTTTTGGACATTCTAGTTGTATTCAAGAATGTTGGAATAATCCCTCATAGAACTAAAACTTATAGTCTCATTGACATTGTTAATGCAATAAAAGAGACTAAGACTCGTCAAGTTGAACCCGAACTTGTGTGCTTCCAAGATCGGAGTGATGTGTTATTGCGAGAGATTCGTGTGTGTCTGGATGCTAACTTAGCCGAATATATTTCATGTCCTATTAATAGATCCAAAGGTGTTATTTTATGCAAAACAAAGTCTAATGCTATTAAAATACCTGTGTAATATTTGTTTGTAtccaaatattattattattaagtgtGAAAAATAGGGATCAAGTATTGATTCCCCATAAATAAATATGCTTGTATGTCCAGATATTGCTTGATAAGGAAATAAgtaatttgtcttatttaagaTATTAGAATATGTTTGACTCTGTGTGCTATTTTTGTTTTGCGGTTCTACCTACATTTTACGGTTAGTTTTTTGGAAGGGGCATACTCTCATAAATACTCCAAACAtctctttttttaaattgttgacATGTCACATTTTAATTAgttgtattttaattagttGTATCTAAAAAATTcgattaataaattattctttaaatCCGGTTTTAAAATCCAGTTGACTCTGTTTAGAACCGGGTCAtgcttaatttttttgtgatgaGTAGTGTGTTATTTCATGTGTCATTTTTACCATGATAGTCGTATTTAAttgtttatcttttgtttgtcACGGACCTCAGGTTTCAAGCTCTGTGTtaagttaataaatattttaatccaCTTATGTTGCAtttggttttttatttaaaggatCGAGCTAATGAGATATACAAGCGGGTTGAAGATCAGAAGTCTAGTAGATGAAGAAATCAGGATGCATTATTGGTATGAATAATCAAGCTGTCAAAGCTACCAAGCCTTTAAAGAACCTTTTGTAGCCCTTGAAATGTAGAGCAGAAGAGAGCATAAAGGCCATATTTACAATTACATCTTAGATGCCATGGAAGCATTCTGTTTTGGCCGTATTTTTTAACCACTCTACTTGATATTAACTCAACCGTTCATTTTGATTCACCCTCCCTATTTGATGATTAATTCTTGGGGAATGAGGGGCCATTGATATAAAAAGTTGCTCGACCTTCTAAGAGTTTAAAAGGACATAAGAAATAATGTACTAATCATTTTCAGTCGTACAAGCAAGTTTTTTTCTCTCACCAACAAGTTAACGTTGTTTAATTAGTggactaataataattaaacccAAATCGGATATGCATGGGCATGGCTCTTGTATAAGCTCAATTTGCTAGTTTATATTGTGCATGAAATGGTAATTGTAACGTGTGTCGCTACACTCCACAATGTCACTTAGAAAGAATCCAAGCAAAGCAGAGTGCTACTACAAGTTGAAACCTCTCGGTTTAAAAGGGTTAAAGTTGAAGTATACACAACTTGGGGCAAGAGAGAAACTATGTCTAGGTTCCTTAATAACTGAATATAGTACTTTCTTGATTTAGTTCATTATCAACAGACTTATATGAATTGTAGCCTTAGTTTAACCGTAGCTAATTGAACAGTTTTCTAAGTTCCTTAATAAGTGAATATAGTACTTTCTTGATTTAGTTCATTATCAACATACTTAAATGAATTGTAGCCTTAGTTTAACCGTGGCTAACTGAAcagttttaatatattaagaCCATCACAGCTAAGTTATTCTCTTCGtacataattataatatttaaagaaaGATAGGATAGTAAGTAAAAAATCCATTATTTATATAGATAAACAAAAAAACGTATAAtatcaattcaattttaaacTTCTACATAATAACAAATAAGATTAATACATTCTTGTAAATACAACAAAAGATTCAACAAATACACATTTGTATGTGGCATGTCACCAAAGAGAATAAGCACTTCATTCTCATTTGCCATTCTACCAAACCAAgtcaaataagtaactaagtagCCAAGCCAGGATCAATTAGGCTCTTTGAGTAAATAGAACTAACATAGTGATCTGAATGGTGGAACTTCTTCTGAAGTGATTCTAATCTCCAAAGTTAGTGAACCCTGTCTCTTTATACAGACATAATGCAACTCATAAAAATCCAAATCTTGTGCACAATGACACAATGTCATTAAAACAATTCAGCAACATGTTTGTCTTGTTGGTGCTCATCAAATTAGGAATTGATGGTGTCCATTTGCGTCAAATCCATTTTAGGCTTTTGGTCCtaaattttcaaacaaaatGATATTAGCTTCTATCTAATCTTAATCTTGTATGTAGGTCTACTTCATACTtacaattcaaaatataaaattccaAACCTTCTTATTGGCAAGGCCAACTTCTAACATCCAACatatttaataaaacaaaatctcACAAACAATTATGACATAACATTTTCTTATAAGCGTGAGTTAAGACACATTATATACAAACGAATTAAACACAATTCTAAAACAAAAGAGATAAGTTTAGAAAAATCAACCTGAAACTCAGCCATCTTGTccttcagttttttttttcaaggaattgcaaaaaaatttaatacaacaGATGGAGATAACATTAGTCAAATATtaagcaaataataattattgtatAATACTATTACTTTAGAAGTCCAACAGTGTGATCCAATATTATAGGTAGATTTAACTTTCTGCTATCTTATCCTTTCAAAACATTATTGAATCCTTTCAATAAACCTTGCAAGAAATGTAGTATTAATTAAACTATTGTCTCTTTAATCTAGTATacaaaagttgaaaaattttgataataaaaaaatactcgtactactactttttttctttttctttaattttttttttaaaaatttgctcCCTTCCATAAACCAATCATAAACCAAAACAAAGCTAACCCAAAACAGAATCACAGAGAAGGCCACTTCATTACTGTTTAGTAGTATATACACCTAAATGAACAATTTTCTAGCCTAATAAGAACAAATTTCCAGTCCTCAAATCTACCTGACTACAAAACGTAGTATTTTTGGAATTCTACAAAATTTAGTGCAAGCAGGGATGGTCTTGCAGATTCAATTCATAGAATACACAAATAATGCAAAAGTAATTCAATTCGCAGATTTCTACAGATAAATGCAAGTAGGGGTGATTTCAATACCACAAATTGCAGTATAACCATCATCTTAACAAGTTatgaaagtaaaaaaattataaaaaaatctcaGGACTTCAATTCatagattaaaatttaacactaCTTATCTATGAAAAATTGAATATTGAATGTACAAATCAGTTATACATTATGTAATCACGACACGAATTAAGATCAGAGCAACTAACCAAGGTCACGGTGGCAAGCTAACGATGATGAGGTGGTTGTCCAGCGGCGGCTAGAGAACCTATCTTCAGATGGTCCTGCATTGGCAAAAGGAGAGAAGATGGGAACACAGTGGAAAAGAAGATTGGTCCTATGTTGGCTAAACGGCGACTCACTCAGCTTACAAACGCTACGACGGCGACGCTGATGTCGTGCTTGACGTGCTGGTCCTGCGTTCTGCGATGGGAGAAGATGAGTGGCTACTAACTCCAGCTTGCGACGGCGACTCACCCAACTCACGGTGGCTACCACGGCAACAACGAGGTGGTGGTCCTGGTGCGAGCGTTAGTTGGAGTAGCGGCTCcagctgagaagatgatggttCCCTAAACCGAGAAGATGAGCAGATGAGATAAGTACATAACTGAACcctaatttgatttgacaaAGGATAcatttggaattagcaattttGAATGTGGGTATTTTGGACAGAGTCGTAGTgactttatataaaaaatattaatgtttaaaatttaatttatctaattttcaaTTGAACCAATTTATTCGATCTaatttagataaaattaatataatttaattaattatgtgtgTTATAATttgattagttaaaataaaaaatttataaaaaaaatattttaaatatctttatgTAAACGGCctccttttttaaaatatactatAATGAAATATGGTTTTATATTTGCCAAAATCAAtaagaaaataactaaatattatGCAGGGAAGTTTCCCATAAGTAGGTAATGATACAACATTACAAAGAATGAATAAATT
The Arachis duranensis cultivar V14167 chromosome 5, aradu.V14167.gnm2.J7QH, whole genome shotgun sequence genome window above contains:
- the LOC107489781 gene encoding kunitz-type trypsin inhibitor-like 2 protein, translated to MKSALVPLFLFFAFPLAFAQQVLDSNGNPIFPGREYYILPAIFGPPGGGVKLATTGNSKCPVTVLQDYSEVVNGISVKFTIPGVSTLEIYEGTPLEIEFTKKPKCADSSKWIIFVDNEIAKACVGIGGPEDHPGQQTFPGTFSIKKYKFGYKLVFCVAGSPTCLDIGRFDNGEGGRRLNLTEGEAFDIVFVESSSYNNVIRSVV
- the LOC107489782 gene encoding ribonuclease S-7-like — translated: MNCNLVCFETCHVLISTTFTRIHASGMTKPKIPNYFTIHGLWPTNFSSPWPQSCAEKPADYFKRSSIDTLQNGLNHYWPNLKSAETNMELWIEEWEKHGTCSLQKFNQSEYFRQAISITEFLDILVVFKNVGIIPHRTKTYSLIDIVNAIKETKTRQVEPELVCFQDRSDVLLREIRVCLDANLAEYISCPINRSKGVILCKTKSNAIKIPV